One window of the Micropterus dolomieu isolate WLL.071019.BEF.003 ecotype Adirondacks linkage group LG08, ASM2129224v1, whole genome shotgun sequence genome contains the following:
- the LOC123974825 gene encoding transmembrane protein 125-like — protein MPEMQTLYQPHHTIRHTPGLYLEPTLMRRRVLEDQVELWWFREPRQSLLCYCASVALILGLGLGGVGLLSTSTSLSGEWRLGVGTTLCLLALAVLLKQLLSSAIQDMNCVRSRRRINQLKSGGRADPALIFAVGLAVMLCGTVLLCVATIGSQDYDSKEMLLSSLVLMAAGAGMALAVVVYSVLIYLKGRREQRRRMMMRMSRPRRLRSQAVRVSGGQMSQSRRETSSSRTSLI, from the coding sequence ATGCCTGAGATGCAGACCCTCTACCAGCCCCACCACACCATTCGTCACACCCCAGGTCTCTACCTGGAACCCACCCTGATGCGGAGGCGTGTCCTGGAAGATCAAGTGGAGCTGTGGTGGTTCAGAGAGCCACGCCAATCCCTGTTGTGCTACTGTGCCTCGGTAGCCCTCATACTGGGGCTGGGCCTGGGTGGCGTGGGGCtcctctccacctccaccagccTCTCTGGGGAGTGGCGCCTTGGGGTGGGCACTACGCTCTGCCTCTTAGCCCTGGCTGTTCTGCTCAAGCAGCTTCTTAGCTCTGCCATCCAGGACATGAACTGTGTGCGCAGTCGACGTCGGATCAACCAGCTGAAAAGCGGCGGCAGGGCTGACCCGGCACTGATCTTTGCTGTCGGGCTGGCAGTGATGCTCTGTGGGACGGTGCTTCTCTGTGTGGCCACAATCGGCAGCCAAGATTATGACAGCAAGGAAATGTTATTGTCTAGTCTGGTGCTGATGGCTGCAGGGGCAGGCATGGCTCTGgctgtagtggtctacagtgTGCTCATCTACCTTAAAGGAAGACgagaacagaggaggaggatgatgatgagaaTGAGCAGACCAAGGAGGCTGCGGAGTCAAGCTGTCAGGGTCTCAGGAGGACAGATGAGCCAGTCCAGGAGAGAGACATCCTCCAGCAGGACAAGCCTGATCTGA